The window ATCTCGCAGCAGTAGACGAGCGGCTTCAGCTTCCCCGTTAAGGAACATATCGGCTGCTTCTCGTAATAATGCCTCGGCAAATGCCCGATCTTTCTTGATCCGCGCCTGAATGGTTTCCGAAGAATCAACGATCATCTCATTCATGGCTTCCCCTTTCCCTTCTTTTTCATTTCGGCTTTACGTTTCTCGTATTCATCCCGCAGCCTTTTGGCTTTCGTGATATCCGCGCTCTGTCCGGACTTCACTCCGCCGCAAAACAGGATCACCAGAGCCTTCTTCTCCAAGACAAGATAAATGCGAATACCCGGCCCCCAGTCTATTCTGTACTCTTTGAGAGCCCCGTCAACCGTCTTCAGGTTTCCAAGATTTCCAGCCATCATCCGAGAACGTGCAGCTGCCACTTTCGCCGCGTACTCAACGGACAAGTCCTCGAACCACTGCCTGAAGTG of the Desulfonatronum thioautotrophicum genome contains:
- a CDS encoding type II toxin-antitoxin system RelE/ParE family toxin — protein: HFRQWFEDLSVEYAAKVAAARSRMMAGNLGNLKTVDGALKEYRIDWGPGIRIYLVLEKKALVILFCGGVKSGQSADITKAKRLRDEYEKRKAEMKKKGKGKP